A stretch of the Poseidonibacter parvus genome encodes the following:
- a CDS encoding DUF58 domain-containing protein, protein MNQALKKILIKTKKQVFSEIIGNNISFLKGEGYDFCELKEYEYGEDVKNIDWVISAKMQKPYVKVFHAQKELNIKIVSFLNGSTYFGTKKFKQEVITQIASMLGFICVKQGDPFASYIANETCELCTKKSKKIFNVNFMAEQLFNYDVIGKNIDYEFITNDLFKKIHHKSIIFLIGDFFDIEKLDLKLLSKKHEIFAIIVRDKFEENPSELGNVNFNDPSTNQNFEGVLNSNTIKNYVNKVKENDHKLFSHLQDNAIRFVKIYTHEDATKKLIGLLK, encoded by the coding sequence ATGAATCAAGCTTTAAAAAAAATACTCATAAAAACTAAAAAACAAGTTTTTTCAGAAATCATAGGAAACAATATTTCTTTTTTAAAAGGAGAAGGATATGATTTTTGTGAACTAAAAGAGTATGAGTATGGAGAAGATGTAAAAAATATTGATTGGGTTATTTCTGCAAAAATGCAAAAACCTTATGTAAAAGTTTTTCATGCACAAAAAGAATTAAATATAAAAATTGTATCTTTTTTAAACGGTTCTACTTATTTTGGAACAAAAAAATTTAAGCAAGAAGTAATAACTCAAATTGCTTCAATGTTAGGATTTATTTGTGTAAAACAAGGTGACCCTTTTGCTTCATATATTGCAAATGAAACCTGTGAACTTTGTACTAAAAAATCTAAAAAAATATTTAATGTAAATTTTATGGCAGAACAGCTTTTTAACTATGATGTAATTGGAAAAAACATTGATTATGAATTTATTACAAATGATTTATTTAAGAAAATCCATCATAAATCAATAATTTTTTTAATTGGAGATTTTTTTGATATTGAAAAATTGGATTTAAAACTATTATCAAAAAAACATGAAATATTTGCAATTATTGTAAGAGATAAATTTGAAGAGAACCCAAGTGAACTTGGAAATGTAAACTTCAATGACCCATCTACAAATCAAAACTTTGAAGGTGTTTTAAATTCAAATACAATTAAAAACTATGTAAACAAAGTAAAAGAAAATGACCATAAACTTTTTTCTCATTTACAAGATAATGCAATAAGATTTGTAAAAATTTATACACATGAAGATGCAACAAAAAAACTAATAGGACTATTAAAGTAA
- a CDS encoding AAA family ATPase — translation MSLHDKLSNLKKEIHKGVIGQEEMINSILIGLLTSGHILLEGVPGLAKTTAVKAVADSIDLDFKRVQFTPDLLPSDIIGAQIYDMKTAEFKIKRGPIFTNLLLADEINRAPAKVQSALLEVMQERQVTIADDTFKVDTPFLVLATQNPIEQEGAYTLPEAQLDRFMFKIVVDYNNKEEEYEIAKKVTMNSFEEISKIIDKQTLQTLKDEVLNIHIDKELEEYIVDIIDASRNPKEYDLEELSDLIHFGASPRATIDMFKAVKANAFIRGNDFVSPLDITMVIKNVLRHRIILTYEAQAKEITVDSIIQKIIEKVSIP, via the coding sequence TTGAGTCTTCATGACAAACTATCAAACTTAAAAAAAGAGATTCACAAAGGTGTAATAGGCCAAGAAGAAATGATAAATTCTATTCTTATAGGATTACTTACTTCTGGACATATATTATTAGAAGGTGTACCAGGACTTGCTAAAACAACAGCAGTAAAAGCAGTAGCTGATTCTATTGATTTAGATTTTAAGAGAGTTCAGTTTACACCTGATTTATTGCCAAGTGATATTATTGGTGCTCAAATTTATGATATGAAAACAGCAGAGTTTAAAATAAAAAGAGGCCCTATTTTTACGAACCTTTTATTAGCAGACGAAATTAATAGAGCACCTGCAAAGGTTCAATCAGCACTTCTTGAAGTTATGCAAGAGCGCCAAGTTACAATTGCTGATGATACTTTTAAAGTTGATACTCCTTTTTTAGTTCTTGCTACTCAAAACCCAATTGAACAAGAAGGTGCTTATACACTACCAGAAGCCCAACTTGATAGATTTATGTTTAAAATTGTTGTAGATTATAATAACAAAGAAGAAGAGTATGAAATAGCAAAAAAAGTTACTATGAACTCTTTTGAAGAAATTTCAAAAATAATTGATAAACAAACCTTACAAACATTAAAAGATGAAGTTTTAAATATTCATATAGATAAAGAACTTGAAGAATATATAGTTGATATCATTGATGCATCTAGAAATCCAAAAGAGTATGACTTAGAAGAATTAAGCGATTTAATACATTTTGGAGCAAGCCCAAGAGCTACAATTGATATGTTTAAAGCTGTAAAAGCAAATGCTTTTATTCGTGGAAATGATTTTGTATCCCCTTTAGATATTACAATGGTTATAAAAAATGTTTTAAGACATAGAATAATTTTAACTTATGAAGCACAAGCAAAAGAAATAACAGTTGATTCAATTATTCAAAAAATTATTGAAAAAGTTAGTATTCCATAA
- a CDS encoding NYN domain-containing protein, with product MSEKKSDKLAVLIDADNAQASVIAELLAEVSKFGTASIKRAYGDWTTPNLKKWKDYLHKHAIQPIQQFSYTTGKNATDASLIIDAMDILHESDLDGFCLISSDSDFTRLATRIREAGLVVYGFGEKKTPEAFIAACDKFVFTEILREKDVPTQKSESNTSSLRPIIVSAINAVSKDDGWARLSNVGNYINKNNPSFDSRNYGYEKLGKLIFDLNYILVDEREFNDDSSNVHIYVKLR from the coding sequence GTGTCTGAAAAGAAAAGTGATAAATTAGCTGTATTAATTGATGCTGATAATGCTCAAGCTTCAGTAATTGCAGAATTATTAGCAGAAGTTTCAAAATTTGGAACAGCAAGTATTAAAAGAGCATATGGAGATTGGACAACACCAAACTTAAAAAAATGGAAAGATTATTTGCATAAACATGCGATTCAACCTATTCAGCAGTTTTCTTATACAACTGGAAAAAATGCAACAGATGCATCTTTGATTATTGACGCAATGGATATTTTACATGAAAGTGATTTAGATGGCTTTTGTTTAATTTCTTCAGATAGTGACTTTACAAGACTTGCAACAAGAATAAGAGAAGCTGGATTAGTTGTATATGGTTTTGGAGAGAAAAAAACTCCTGAAGCTTTTATTGCTGCATGTGATAAATTTGTATTTACAGAGATTTTAAGAGAAAAAGATGTTCCTACTCAAAAATCTGAATCAAATACTTCAAGTTTAAGACCTATTATTGTTTCAGCAATTAATGCAGTTTCAAAAGATGATGGATGGGCAAGGTTATCAAATGTAGGTAATTATATAAATAAAAATAATCCATCTTTTGATTCACGAAATTATGGATATGAAAAACTTGGAAAATTAATATTTGATTTAAACTATATATTAGTTGATGAGCGTGAGTTTAATGATGATTCTTCAAATGTACATATATATGTAAAACTTCGGTAA
- the rpsB gene encoding 30S ribosomal protein S2, whose product MVTMKDLLECGVHFGHQTRRWNPKMKKFIFGVRKNIYIIDLQKTLRYFRYTYNVVRDRAAEGQTMIFVGTKKQASEAVKRAAENCNMPYVNHRWLGGMLTNYGTIKKSIRKLEIIKKMREEGQLDLLTKKEALMLTRKETKLELYLGGIKEMHTIPDMMFVLDAVKEKIAIQEARRLGITVVAPLDTNCDPDVVDLPIPGNDDAIRSIQLFCNEMAAAMNEGKASREEEVEEEAPVSTEEAAEVVAEAVAEGETEAKTEEA is encoded by the coding sequence ATGGTTACAATGAAAGACTTATTAGAATGTGGTGTACACTTCGGACACCAAACAAGAAGATGGAATCCAAAAATGAAAAAATTCATTTTCGGTGTAAGAAAAAATATTTATATTATTGACTTACAAAAAACACTTAGATACTTTAGATACACTTATAATGTAGTAAGAGATAGAGCTGCTGAAGGTCAAACAATGATCTTTGTTGGTACTAAAAAACAAGCTTCTGAAGCTGTTAAAAGAGCTGCAGAAAATTGTAATATGCCATACGTTAACCACAGATGGTTAGGTGGAATGTTAACTAACTACGGAACAATTAAAAAATCAATTAGAAAATTAGAAATCATCAAAAAGATGAGAGAAGAAGGTCAATTAGACTTACTTACTAAAAAAGAAGCATTAATGCTTACTAGAAAAGAAACTAAGTTAGAATTATACCTTGGTGGAATTAAAGAAATGCACACTATTCCAGACATGATGTTTGTTCTTGATGCAGTTAAAGAAAAAATTGCTATTCAAGAAGCTAGAAGATTAGGAATTACTGTTGTTGCTCCTTTAGATACAAACTGTGATCCAGATGTTGTTGATTTACCAATTCCAGGTAATGATGATGCAATTAGATCAATTCAATTATTCTGTAACGAAATGGCTGCAGCAATGAATGAAGGTAAAGCATCTAGAGAAGAAGAAGTTGAAGAAGAAGCTCCTGTTTCTACTGAAGAAGCTGCAGAAGTTGTTGCTGAAGCAGTTGCAGAAGGTGAAACTGAAGCAAAGACTGAGGAAGCATAA
- the tsf gene encoding translation elongation factor Ts — MAGATPKLIKELREKSGAGMLDCKTALNECEGNIDDAIKYLREAGLSKAAKKSSNVAAEGIITILVNDTNTKATMTEVNSQTDFVAKNEQFLNLTNGITAHAQANDINDAEALAASTIEGQDFPTFLNEKIAVIGENLVARKVTNVEGTVVNGYVHLGKVGVILAATCDDAAKEKTVDLLKKVAMHAASMKPTVISYKDLDAEFIASENKAIIADIEKLNIELHRLGKPEKNIPEYVSRVQLTDEAIATAEAAMKEELLAQGKPEKIIGNIVKGKIARWIEDNSQLDTAHALLSQKYVMDDSMTVEEAIKAVDASIELTSYVRYELGDGIEKKEEDFAAEVAAQMGK; from the coding sequence ATGGCAGGTGCTACTCCAAAATTAATTAAAGAATTAAGAGAAAAATCTGGTGCAGGAATGCTTGATTGTAAAACAGCTCTTAACGAATGTGAAGGTAATATTGACGACGCAATCAAATATTTAAGAGAAGCAGGTTTATCTAAAGCTGCTAAAAAATCTTCAAATGTTGCAGCTGAAGGTATCATTACTATTTTAGTAAATGATACTAATACAAAAGCAACAATGACTGAAGTTAACTCTCAAACAGATTTCGTTGCTAAAAATGAGCAATTCCTTAACTTAACTAATGGAATTACTGCACATGCACAAGCAAATGATATCAACGATGCTGAAGCTTTAGCTGCTTCAACAATCGAAGGTCAAGATTTCCCAACTTTCTTAAATGAGAAAATCGCTGTAATTGGTGAAAATCTTGTTGCAAGAAAAGTTACTAATGTTGAAGGTACTGTTGTTAATGGTTACGTTCACTTAGGTAAAGTTGGTGTTATTTTAGCTGCAACTTGTGATGACGCTGCTAAAGAAAAAACTGTTGATTTATTAAAAAAAGTTGCAATGCATGCAGCTTCAATGAAACCAACTGTAATTTCTTATAAAGATTTAGATGCTGAGTTTATTGCTTCTGAAAATAAAGCAATTATTGCAGATATTGAAAAATTAAATATTGAGTTACATAGACTTGGTAAACCAGAGAAAAATATTCCTGAATATGTTTCAAGAGTTCAATTAACTGATGAAGCAATTGCAACTGCAGAAGCTGCTATGAAAGAAGAATTATTAGCTCAAGGTAAACCAGAGAAAATTATTGGAAACATCGTTAAAGGTAAAATTGCTAGATGGATTGAAGATAACTCTCAATTAGATACTGCTCACGCATTATTATCTCAAAAATACGTTATGGATGATTCAATGACTGTTGAAGAAGCTATTAAAGCTGTTGATGCATCAATTGAATTAACTTCATATGTAAGATATGAATTAGGTGATGGTATTGAGAAAAAAGAAGAAGATTTTGCTGCAGAAGTTGCTGCACAAATGGGAAAATAG
- a CDS encoding ABC transporter ATP-binding protein yields MSELKQNESLMTGNLLLQANNISHKFDYELFNNITLSLQKKQSIAIIGMSGSGKSTLLNILSSLLKPVEGEVLFNDKEIYSLKQKELLNIRRNDFGIIFQAHYLFRGFSASENLDISTLLSGEELDMQLLSDLKINHVLSQGVGELSGGQQQRLSIARIMTKKPKIIFADEPTGNLDKDTANIVMGTLFNYIKNNDAGLILVTHESDLAYQCDKVYKLEDLVLQELK; encoded by the coding sequence ATGAGTGAATTAAAACAAAATGAGTCACTCATGACTGGTAACCTTTTACTACAAGCAAACAATATATCTCACAAGTTCGATTATGAACTTTTTAATAACATAACATTATCTTTACAAAAAAAACAATCAATTGCAATAATAGGAATGAGTGGAAGTGGTAAATCAACACTTTTAAATATTCTTTCATCACTATTAAAACCTGTAGAAGGTGAAGTATTATTCAATGATAAAGAAATATATTCTTTAAAACAAAAAGAACTTTTAAATATTAGAAGGAACGATTTTGGTATAATTTTTCAAGCTCATTATCTTTTTAGAGGATTTTCTGCTAGTGAAAACTTAGATATATCTACACTTTTAAGCGGTGAAGAATTAGATATGCAATTATTAAGTGACTTAAAAATTAATCATGTTTTATCTCAAGGTGTTGGAGAGTTAAGTGGTGGACAACAACAAAGACTTTCAATTGCTAGAATAATGACAAAAAAACCAAAAATTATATTTGCAGATGAACCAACTGGTAACTTGGATAAAGATACTGCTAATATTGTAATGGGTACACTATTTAATTATATTAAAAACAATGATGCTGGTTTAATACTTGTAACACATGAAAGTGATTTAGCTTATCAATGTGACAAGGTTTATAAACTAGAAGATTTAGTATTACAGGAGTTGAAATGA
- the gmk gene encoding guanylate kinase, giving the protein MNEKKGAILILSGPSGCGKSTLLKEVYKDINDYYFSISTTTRAPRVGEVDGVDYFFVTKKEFEEDIKDDNFLEYALVHGNYYGTSLKPINKALDEKKLVIFDIDVQGHELVRNKLDSIVTSVFITTPSLKVLEDRLNSRNTDDKEVIENRVKNAKAEVEYFRDYDYLIINDNLEEASKQLVSIANIARIKTKLFSKESIVSSWL; this is encoded by the coding sequence ATTAATGAAAAAAAAGGTGCAATATTAATTTTATCGGGACCTAGTGGCTGTGGTAAGTCTACTTTATTAAAAGAAGTATATAAAGATATAAATGATTATTATTTTTCTATTTCAACAACTACAAGAGCTCCTAGAGTAGGTGAGGTTGATGGAGTTGATTACTTTTTTGTTACTAAAAAAGAGTTTGAAGAAGATATAAAAGATGATAATTTTTTAGAATATGCACTTGTTCATGGAAACTATTATGGAACATCTTTAAAACCTATTAATAAAGCTTTAGATGAAAAGAAGTTAGTTATCTTTGATATTGATGTTCAAGGTCATGAATTAGTTAGAAATAAACTTGATAGTATTGTAACATCTGTATTTATTACAACACCTTCTTTAAAAGTTTTAGAAGATAGATTAAACAGTAGAAACACTGATGATAAAGAAGTAATTGAAAATAGAGTTAAAAATGCTAAAGCTGAAGTAGAATATTTTAGAGATTATGATTACTTAATTATAAATGATAATTTAGAAGAAGCTTCAAAACAGCTAGTTTCAATTGCAAATATTGCTAGAATTAAAACTAAGCTTTTTTCAAAAGAATCAATAGTATCATCTTGGCTATAA
- a CDS encoding EAL domain-containing protein, whose translation MINNISILKNITILYAEDEKDLREVTHQILKGFTKKQYVAKNGQEGLELFKEHENEIDLIITDVNMPLLNGLEMVKEIKKINLNIPIIVATAFSNKEYLLEAIDIGIDKYVLKPIDISKLLQVMSQSLLYHELKDLYIDNLTHLPNRNKLKKDLENKNIQLMALLDIDEFSTINDLFGEKNGDIILYELANTLKNFFKDSKFSIYRMDADKFAILSLDEELDTSVFYNLCVAFADKIEKDSLFINDDEIDINITIGIAKGDGERAYKYSQRVINYARAKLQRIMIYNESFNIQQSFEENIKWVKQVKVGFRDNLFKAYFQCIVDTRTEEVYKYEALIRYITKEGKEIAPINFLDVAKRTKLYPNIIKIIINDSFELIKNKKKRVSVNISFDDIANDETTAFIYEILEKNKEYTDLLEFEILESEEISDFNQVTKFISNVRKFNCTVGVDDFGAGYSNFNLLTLLDIDFVKIDGSLIENITTSKDLEIIVSTIANFSKEFKVKTVAEYVSSEEIYKKIKELGIDYCQGYYFEKPVGYESIK comes from the coding sequence ATGATAAATAATATATCTATACTAAAAAATATTACCATATTATACGCAGAAGATGAAAAAGATTTAAGAGAAGTAACTCATCAAATCTTAAAAGGCTTTACTAAAAAACAATATGTAGCAAAAAATGGCCAAGAAGGTTTAGAGCTATTTAAAGAACATGAAAATGAAATTGATTTAATTATTACAGATGTAAATATGCCACTTCTAAATGGTTTAGAAATGGTAAAAGAGATTAAAAAAATAAATTTAAATATTCCAATTATTGTTGCCACTGCTTTTTCAAATAAAGAATACTTACTTGAAGCTATTGATATAGGTATTGATAAATATGTTTTAAAACCTATTGATATATCAAAACTTTTACAAGTAATGTCTCAGTCTTTGCTATATCATGAACTAAAAGATTTATATATAGATAACCTAACACATTTACCAAATAGAAATAAACTAAAAAAAGATCTTGAAAATAAAAACATTCAATTAATGGCATTATTAGATATTGATGAGTTTTCTACAATTAACGATCTTTTTGGTGAAAAGAATGGTGATATCATTTTATATGAACTTGCAAATACACTTAAGAACTTTTTTAAAGATAGTAAATTTTCTATTTATAGAATGGATGCAGATAAATTTGCTATTTTATCTTTAGATGAAGAATTAGATACAAGTGTTTTTTATAATTTATGTGTAGCATTTGCGGATAAAATTGAAAAAGATTCTTTATTTATAAATGATGATGAAATTGATATCAATATTACAATAGGTATTGCAAAAGGTGATGGTGAAAGAGCATATAAATACTCACAAAGAGTTATAAATTATGCAAGAGCTAAGCTTCAAAGAATTATGATTTATAATGAATCTTTTAATATACAACAATCCTTCGAAGAAAATATAAAATGGGTTAAACAAGTTAAAGTAGGATTTAGAGATAATCTATTTAAAGCATACTTTCAATGTATTGTTGATACAAGGACAGAAGAAGTATATAAATATGAAGCATTAATTAGATATATAACTAAAGAAGGTAAAGAAATTGCACCAATAAACTTTTTAGATGTTGCAAAAAGAACAAAACTTTATCCTAATATTATTAAGATAATTATCAATGATTCTTTTGAATTAATTAAAAATAAAAAGAAAAGAGTTTCTGTAAATATCTCTTTTGATGATATAGCTAATGATGAAACAACAGCATTTATTTATGAAATTTTAGAAAAAAACAAAGAATATACTGATTTATTAGAGTTTGAAATTTTAGAATCAGAAGAAATCTCTGATTTTAATCAAGTAACAAAATTTATTTCAAATGTAAGAAAGTTTAATTGTACTGTTGGAGTTGATGATTTTGGAGCTGGATACTCTAACTTTAACTTATTAACTCTACTTGATATTGATTTTGTAAAGATTGATGGCTCATTAATTGAAAATATTACTACTTCAAAAGATTTAGAAATTATTGTAAGTACTATTGCTAACTTCTCAAAAGAGTTTAAAGTAAAAACAGTTGCTGAATATGTATCAAGTGAAGAAATTTACAAGAAGATTAAAGAGTTAGGTATAGATTACTGTCAAGGTTATTACTTTGAGAAACCAGTTGGATACGAAAGTATCAAATAG
- a CDS encoding heavy metal translocating P-type ATPase, whose protein sequence is MSQVKCNHCHLSFDDEIMIKENDLNFCCKGCQGVYHLLKSDGLDSFYDKLGNKTITPPLNLKNDDLSKFDTPSFMNTYVQITKDGFNEVDLIIEGIHCAACVWLNEKILHDTKGLLEANINFTTNKAKITWDSDELKLSDIILRIRSIGYNAYAYDSSIADENAIKAKREYFIKMMVAVIASMNIMMLSVAKYTGFFTGITPEVMHMIHIGEFLLSTPVLFYSGWVFFKGAYFGLKNKILNMDFLVSSGATLTYIYSLFILFGAKGESYFDSVAMIITFVLVGKYLEVIGKKSAVDTLDKIKSSLPLEATIIEGDNKKLVALNSINIGDIVEIKTGEKVPVDGVIVKGEGSFDEASLTGESIPIYKKIGDSVYSGTINTNNLIHFEVTKDFKNSTFSSIVTLLEDSLNSKPQIQDKANEVSRGFTVTILTLSILTFLVWYFFGLDLGFDYEGTNHFEKSFIVAISVIVIACPCALALATPIASLIGISELAKKGLLFKEAKFIESLAKANTVVFDKTGTLTKGELSVSKATIFNDSKENMDLLYSLLDSSTHPISKSLKKYLEDKYDLNSKKLNDIRNIDARGMSAIYEDKNGNNTTLLGGNLQLIKDENINFDLEVENSVYIFAINNQVIASFELIDEVKDYASDLISYLSSNNIDVIMLTGDNEKVALSVAKQLDIKDYHAFQTPVSKANFIKKLKEEDKIVIMVGDGVNDSIALSNADVAIAMGTSADISMEVSDIVLLNSSLTSLKDAFEISSRTYKFIKQNLGISLLYNLVTIPFAMFGYVIPLVAALSMSLSSLIVVLNSLRIKIK, encoded by the coding sequence GTGTCCCAAGTAAAGTGTAATCATTGTCACTTAAGTTTTGATGATGAAATAATGATAAAAGAAAATGATTTAAATTTCTGTTGTAAAGGCTGCCAAGGAGTTTATCATTTACTCAAAAGTGATGGCTTAGACTCTTTTTATGATAAATTAGGAAATAAGACAATCACTCCTCCTTTAAATTTAAAAAATGATGACCTTTCAAAATTTGATACTCCTAGTTTTATGAACACATATGTACAAATAACAAAAGATGGGTTTAATGAAGTTGATTTAATTATTGAAGGTATTCATTGTGCTGCTTGTGTTTGGCTAAATGAAAAAATACTTCATGATACAAAAGGCTTACTTGAAGCAAATATAAATTTTACAACTAATAAAGCAAAAATCACCTGGGATAGTGATGAATTAAAACTATCAGATATAATTTTGCGTATTAGGTCTATTGGCTACAATGCTTACGCTTATGATTCTTCAATAGCAGATGAAAATGCTATAAAAGCAAAACGAGAATATTTTATTAAAATGATGGTTGCTGTAATTGCAAGTATGAATATTATGATGCTTAGTGTTGCAAAATATACTGGATTTTTTACTGGAATTACACCTGAAGTAATGCATATGATTCATATTGGCGAGTTTTTATTATCTACACCAGTGCTTTTTTATTCTGGTTGGGTATTTTTTAAAGGTGCTTATTTTGGATTAAAAAACAAAATATTAAATATGGATTTCTTAGTTAGTTCAGGGGCAACTTTAACTTATATTTATTCATTATTTATTCTTTTTGGAGCTAAGGGTGAAAGCTACTTTGATTCGGTTGCTATGATTATCACCTTTGTTTTAGTTGGTAAATACCTTGAAGTAATTGGTAAAAAATCTGCAGTTGATACTCTTGATAAAATCAAATCATCTCTACCTTTAGAAGCTACTATTATAGAAGGCGATAATAAAAAACTTGTAGCATTAAATAGTATTAATATTGGTGATATTGTTGAAATCAAAACAGGAGAAAAAGTTCCTGTTGATGGAGTGATTGTAAAAGGTGAGGGGTCTTTTGATGAGGCTAGTTTAACAGGAGAGTCTATACCTATTTATAAAAAAATAGGTGATAGTGTTTATAGTGGAACAATAAATACAAATAATCTTATTCATTTTGAAGTAACAAAAGATTTTAAAAATTCTACTTTTTCTTCAATTGTAACACTACTTGAAGACTCATTAAATTCAAAACCACAAATACAAGACAAGGCAAATGAAGTATCACGTGGTTTTACAGTTACTATTTTAACTTTATCAATTTTGACTTTTTTAGTTTGGTATTTCTTTGGACTTGATTTAGGTTTTGATTATGAAGGAACTAATCATTTTGAAAAATCATTTATTGTTGCAATTTCTGTAATTGTAATAGCTTGTCCTTGTGCTCTTGCACTTGCTACACCAATTGCTAGTTTAATAGGAATCTCTGAGTTAGCAAAAAAAGGTTTGCTGTTCAAAGAAGCTAAGTTCATTGAATCTTTAGCAAAAGCAAATACTGTAGTATTTGATAAAACTGGAACTCTAACAAAAGGAGAACTTTCCGTTTCTAAAGCTACAATATTTAATGATAGTAAAGAAAATATGGATTTACTCTATTCATTACTTGATTCTTCAACTCATCCAATTAGTAAATCTTTAAAAAAATATTTAGAAGATAAATATGATTTAAATAGTAAAAAATTAAATGATATTAGAAATATTGATGCACGAGGAATGAGTGCTATTTATGAAGATAAAAATGGTAATAACACTACTTTACTTGGTGGAAATTTACAATTAATAAAAGATGAAAATATAAACTTTGATTTAGAAGTTGAAAATAGTGTATATATTTTTGCAATAAATAATCAAGTTATTGCTAGTTTTGAACTAATTGATGAGGTTAAAGATTATGCAAGTGATTTAATCTCTTATTTAAGTTCAAATAATATTGATGTAATAATGCTAACAGGTGATAATGAAAAAGTTGCATTAAGTGTTGCTAAACAATTAGATATTAAAGATTATCATGCTTTTCAAACACCAGTTTCAAAAGCTAACTTTATAAAAAAATTAAAAGAAGAAGATAAAATAGTTATTATGGTGGGTGATGGAGTAAATGATAGTATTGCTTTATCAAATGCTGATGTTGCAATTGCAATGGGAACATCTGCTGATATATCTATGGAAGTTTCTGATATTGTTTTATTAAACTCATCTTTAACTTCACTAAAAGATGCTTTTGAAATATCAAGTAGAACATATAAATTTATAAAGCAAAATCTAGGTATTTCTTTATTATATAATTTAGTTACAATACCATTTGCAATGTTTGGATATGTAATACCTTTAGTTGCAGCTTTATCTATGAGTTTAAGCTCACTAATTGTTGTATTAAATTCACTTAGAATTAAAATAAAATAG
- the ccoS gene encoding cbb3-type cytochrome oxidase assembly protein CcoS, with protein sequence MINDTLFFMLIVGIIISAALLLIFVWAAKTGQFDDSNKLIDGMLFDSTEDLNDAIEKEKKIKEAKENKLNKEKAKEAE encoded by the coding sequence ATGATAAATGACACACTTTTTTTTATGCTAATTGTAGGAATAATAATTTCAGCAGCACTTTTACTTATCTTCGTTTGGGCAGCAAAAACTGGACAATTTGATGATTCAAATAAATTAATAGATGGAATGTTGTTTGATAGTACAGAAGATTTAAATGATGCTATTGAAAAAGAAAAAAAGATCAAAGAAGCTAAAGAGAATAAGTTAAATAAAGAAAAAGCTAAAGAAGCAGAATAA
- a CDS encoding c-type cytochrome — MKKIVLGSILAAAVAFAAAPASYSSCVACHGAKGEKAFAATPTQIPANLTKAEVATALKGYKDGSYGGKMKGVMKGNVMKLTDADIAELAEYIGK; from the coding sequence ATGAAAAAAATCGTATTAGGTTCAATTTTAGCAGCAGCAGTTGCATTCGCAGCGGCTCCAGCGTCTTATAGTTCTTGTGTTGCATGTCATGGTGCAAAAGGTGAAAAAGCATTCGCAGCAACTCCAACACAAATTCCAGCAAACTTAACTAAAGCAGAAGTAGCAACAGCTTTAAAAGGTTATAAAGATGGTTCTTATGGTGGAAAAATGAAAGGTGTTATGAAAGGTAATGTTATGAAACTTACTGATGCTGACATCGCTGAATTAGCAGAGTATATCGGTAAGTAA